The Heliorestis convoluta genome includes the window GCTTTTGAGCACGACGACAGGCTCTTCTAAGATAATCTGAGCCAAGCAATCTTCTCCTGGTTTCACTTCAATTCGATCTAGTAGCACCAGTCTCCCGAGGGTTTCTCGCGTGCCTGCATGAAAGCGCACTCTTTGCCTATCTATCAATGTTTCTTCGCTGTGAGCAAGATTTTGTAACCGTACGGAAACTCGGTAGGCTGGCGTGAGCAATTCTGGTGAAGCAAGGACATCACCTCGCTGGACATCTGACAATTCAAGGCCCGATAAGTTTACGGCCACTCTTTGCCCAGCCTGCGCCTCTTCTACTTTATCTCCATGCACTTGCAGGCCTCGAATGCGACAAGGTTGATTCTTCGGCATAAGTATTAACTGTTCTCCTACCTGCAATTGTCCCGATAGAAGAGTACCTGTAACCACTGTGCCAAAGCCAGTCATAGTAAAGACTCGATCAATGGGCAATCGAGCGGCACCAGCGAGGGGACGACGCTGAATCTGTTCTACTTTTTCCACGATCATTTCTTTTAAGGCATCGATGCCTTGTCCCGTTGTAGAAGAAAGAGCCAGAACAGGAGCACTTTCAAAGAGAGTGCCTTGCAATGTTTCTTTTACTTCTTCAATGACCAACTCCAGCCAATCTTCTTCCACGAGATCGGCTTTTGTTAATACCACAATGCCCCTAGGGACTTGTAACAGTTCTAGTACATCAAGATGTTCTTTGGTTTGAGGCATTACGCCTTCATCAGCGGCAATGACGAGTAGCACCAGATCCATACCCACAGCACCGGCAACCATTTGCTTAACAAAACGCTCATGGCCTGGTACATCCACAATGGCAGCTAACTTGCCATTCGGTAGTAGAAAGGGAGCGAAGCCGAGTTCAATGGATATACCCCTTGCTTGCTCTTCTTTTAAGCGATCGGTTTGAATCCCTGTTAACGCATGGACGAGCTTTGTTTTTCCATGATCAACGTGACCAGCTGTGCCAATGATGACGTTAACTCGTTCTTTTTCTCCCATTTTCAGCCTCCTCTCAATATTATGCGAAAACTGTCCTGTACAATTAGAAAAGCGCCTGTATTATTATCCTTTACACCCACCATCTTCATTGTTCCCTTTTCTTGTGCTTGTTGAATACTAAAAAAGGCAAGCAGGAGGCTCTCTTTATCTAGTCGAATAGGATTCTAGCGAGTAAAAAGTTTCCTACTTTTTTAGCAAATGTAGATAACAATGTTGTATTGGGAAGTGAAATTTTTAAGATGGAATTTTTTCAAGCGATCTCTTTTGAAAAAGCAAAAGAATCTATCATCCATAGCCTTAGGCACATCAGGGCCGATCAGGAAAAGGTCGATCTTCCCCAGGCTCTTCATCGAATTGCTGCCACCCACGTCATAGCGCAAGAAAATTTACCGCCTTTTAGCCGCTCTACCGTTGATGGCTTTGCTGTGCGCAGTGCTGACACTTTCGGCGCTAGTGAATCGGCGCCCTCTCTTTTTCTGGTGGCAGGAGAGGTCTCCATGGGTGCGGCTGCATCGATGACGTTGCAGCCAGGAGAAGCTGTTATTATACCGACAGGTGGTATGTTACCACCAGGTGCCGATGCTGTGGTTATGGTTGAACACTCTGAACAGCCTGATGATCAAACGGCTTTGATCACGAAAATGGTTGCACCCGGTGAAAATGTTGTGATGAAAGGCGAAGATCTTTCTATTGGTACAACAATTGTAGCAGAAGGACAAAAAATTACATCGCCTCACATCGGGGCACTCGCAGCAGCAGGTATGGCTTCTGTAAATGTACGAAAAAAAATATTTGTAACTATTTTATCAACAGGCGATGAATTGGTCGATATCACAGCGACAGCA containing:
- the selB gene encoding selenocysteine-specific translation elongation factor → MGEKERVNVIIGTAGHVDHGKTKLVHALTGIQTDRLKEEQARGISIELGFAPFLLPNGKLAAIVDVPGHERFVKQMVAGAVGMDLVLLVIAADEGVMPQTKEHLDVLELLQVPRGIVVLTKADLVEEDWLELVIEEVKETLQGTLFESAPVLALSSTTGQGIDALKEMIVEKVEQIQRRPLAGAARLPIDRVFTMTGFGTVVTGTLLSGQLQVGEQLILMPKNQPCRIRGLQVHGDKVEEAQAGQRVAVNLSGLELSDVQRGDVLASPELLTPAYRVSVRLQNLAHSEETLIDRQRVRFHAGTRETLGRLVLLDRIEVKPGEDCLAQIILEEPVVVLKSDRFVLRSYSPAVTIGGGRIIEPDAFKIKKNKPELLNSLTTKEKGSLAELLAQHLAQTAMPLSPDETIKKFNISQAEVQNFLEEVKVQESPSVALLCSDKKNTYMLSKALLETLERTILRHLEKFHQKYPLRTGMAKEDLKGKLVPTWNSKAYNALLQTLQQRQSIDITGHTLSSYQYQNEPTSEMEEIIKKIESWFQEKAFQPPTTGEVIERLIQEEKQRQEEAEEILSYLTETGRLVKIAEDLRIHQQSMALFRNKVIQALQEKGEMTIAEVRDLTGSSRRYTVPLMEWLDRERITKRVGDKRVLF